A single window of Mycolicibacterium madagascariense DNA harbors:
- a CDS encoding DEAD/DEAH box helicase, producing MSNALAGGPADFGRELLASAVDGTDPDEHPLRHVSDLAARRARTQAWPQWADPDVVRAFTDRGIGVPWTHQVQAADLAYSGRHVVLSTGTASGKSLGYQLPILTTLAADPRARALYLAPTKALGHDQLRAAQSLTDAVASLSDVAPCSYDGDSSTDARRFARERSRWIFSNPDMIHLSLLRNHARWAVFLRNLKFVVVDECHYYRGIFGSNVAMVLRRLVRLCARYAPGGVGPTVIFASATTSSPAATASELLGHTVTEVTDDGSPQGGRTVALWEPALRQDVTGENGAPVRRSAGSEAARVMADLMAEGARTLTFVRSRRGAELTALGARARLEDVAPDLVELVASYRAGYLAEDRRALERALLDGELRGLATTNALELGVDIAGLDAVVLAGFPGTVTSFWQQAGRAGRRGQSALIILIARDDPLDTFLVHHPAALLERPIERVVIDPSNPYVLGPQLLCAATELPLTEAEVRTWDAEAVADELVDDGLLRRRPSGYFPAPGLDPHAAVDIRGSTGGQIAILETGTGRMLGSTGAGQAPSSVHPGAVYLHQGESYVVDALDFEDGVAFVHAEDPGYSTSARELTDITVTGPGERRTIGPVTVGFVPVCVSHTVVGFLRRRLDGEVIDFVDLDMPTHSLQTMAVMCAIEPEALQDKGIGDTSVPGSLHAAEHAAIGLLPLVASCDRGDIGGVSTAVGPETGTPTIFVYDGHPGGAGFAERGHEQIITWWDATAAAIEACECPAGCPSCVQSPKCGNGNDPLDKAGAITVLRLVVDELSAHA from the coding sequence GTGAGCAACGCGCTCGCCGGCGGGCCCGCGGACTTCGGTCGCGAGCTGCTCGCCAGCGCCGTCGACGGCACCGACCCCGACGAGCACCCGCTGCGGCACGTGTCGGACCTGGCCGCCCGGCGCGCGCGCACCCAGGCATGGCCGCAGTGGGCCGATCCCGACGTCGTGCGCGCCTTCACCGACCGCGGCATCGGCGTGCCGTGGACGCACCAGGTGCAGGCCGCGGACCTGGCCTACTCGGGCCGCCACGTGGTGCTCAGCACCGGCACCGCGTCGGGCAAGTCCCTCGGGTACCAACTCCCGATCCTCACCACGCTCGCCGCGGACCCCAGGGCTCGGGCGCTGTACCTCGCGCCGACCAAGGCGCTCGGGCACGATCAGCTGCGCGCTGCCCAGTCGTTGACGGACGCGGTCGCATCGCTGTCCGACGTCGCGCCCTGCTCGTATGACGGCGACAGTTCGACCGACGCGCGCCGGTTCGCCAGGGAGCGCTCACGCTGGATCTTCTCCAACCCCGACATGATCCATCTGTCGTTGCTGCGCAACCATGCCCGCTGGGCGGTGTTCCTGCGCAACCTGAAGTTCGTGGTCGTCGACGAATGCCACTACTACCGCGGCATCTTCGGGTCGAACGTCGCCATGGTGTTGCGCAGGCTGGTCCGGCTGTGCGCCCGGTACGCCCCCGGCGGCGTCGGCCCCACCGTGATCTTCGCCAGTGCGACGACGTCGTCGCCCGCGGCCACCGCATCGGAACTGCTGGGGCACACCGTGACCGAGGTGACCGACGACGGCTCCCCGCAGGGCGGCCGGACGGTGGCCCTCTGGGAACCCGCGCTGCGCCAGGACGTCACGGGCGAAAACGGGGCGCCGGTGCGCCGGTCCGCGGGCTCGGAGGCGGCACGGGTCATGGCCGACCTGATGGCCGAGGGCGCCCGCACCCTGACCTTCGTCCGCTCGCGACGGGGAGCCGAGCTGACCGCACTCGGCGCACGGGCCAGGCTCGAGGACGTCGCACCCGACCTCGTCGAGCTGGTGGCGTCCTACCGGGCGGGCTACCTCGCCGAGGATCGCAGGGCACTGGAGCGGGCCCTGCTGGACGGCGAACTGCGCGGCCTGGCCACCACCAACGCGCTGGAACTCGGCGTCGACATCGCCGGTCTGGACGCCGTCGTCCTGGCCGGCTTCCCCGGCACCGTGACGTCGTTCTGGCAGCAGGCCGGTCGCGCGGGCCGACGCGGGCAGAGCGCACTGATCATCCTGATCGCCAGGGACGATCCGCTCGACACCTTCCTGGTTCACCATCCAGCGGCCCTGCTCGAGCGTCCCATCGAGCGCGTCGTGATCGACCCGTCCAATCCGTACGTGCTCGGGCCCCAATTACTCTGCGCCGCAACCGAGCTGCCGCTCACCGAGGCCGAGGTGCGGACGTGGGACGCCGAGGCGGTGGCCGACGAACTCGTCGACGACGGTCTGCTGCGGCGGCGACCGTCGGGTTACTTTCCCGCGCCGGGGCTCGATCCCCATGCCGCCGTGGACATTCGGGGCTCCACGGGTGGCCAGATCGCGATCCTGGAGACCGGCACCGGCCGGATGCTCGGCAGCACGGGTGCGGGCCAGGCCCCCTCGTCGGTGCATCCCGGCGCGGTGTACCTGCACCAGGGCGAGAGCTACGTGGTCGACGCGCTGGACTTCGAGGACGGCGTCGCCTTCGTGCACGCCGAGGATCCCGGATACTCCACCTCGGCGCGCGAACTGACCGACATCACGGTGACCGGCCCCGGCGAGCGCCGCACGATCGGACCCGTCACGGTGGGCTTCGTGCCGGTCTGCGTCAGCCACACCGTGGTCGGCTTCCTGCGCAGGCGACTCGACGGCGAGGTCATCGACTTCGTCGACCTCGACATGCCCACCCACAGCCTGCAGACCATGGCGGTGATGTGCGCGATCGAGCCGGAGGCGTTGCAGGACAAGGGCATCGGCGACACCAGCGTGCCCGGATCGCTGCATGCCGCCGAGCACGCCGCGATCGGACTGCTGCCCCTGGTGGCCAGCTGCGACCGCGGCGACATCGGCGGGGTGTCCACCGCCGTGGGACCCGAGACGGGTACGCCCACGATCTTCGTCTACGACGGCCACCCCGGGGGTGCGGGTTTCGCCGAGCGCGGTCACGAGCAGATCATCACGTGGTGGGACGCCACGGCCGCGGCGATCGAGGCGTGCGAGTGCCCGGCGGGCTGCCCGTCGTGCGTGCAGTCACCCAAGTGCGGAAACGGCAACGATCCACTCGACAAGGCGGGTGCCATCACCGTGCTGCGACTGGTCGTCGACGAGTTGTCCGCCCACGCCTGA
- a CDS encoding PAS domain-containing protein translates to MTHDWLLVETLGAEPAVVAQGQHTEDLVPVSAFLRRNPNLMAIQTAINETVQAGKPLSSLTPKSDRVIRTEVVQMTDGRIHGVHVWIGTLDEDPPDRVLPGPLKWDLTNRVATDTPESLMNGGLDPSAEATQGRAFAEDLPARPLSAREAEVLSAAIKPVAGRAFCTTWDVADFKGRPITVGFVARVLEEPDDSGRTGLICRAMNWRGVRADTAAPRDRGQSLLDDHPRPGVHRALVDLQTWKLIRWLDEPCPFFDWRDQRDGQPIVHPDDGPEMAAMTIDFDTGEASRVLRLRTEDGDWTPIHVTLHRVDVGEDAPAGLLSLRLPRPDEDEPRPRKVTRRARARAERAARH, encoded by the coding sequence ATGACCCACGACTGGCTCCTCGTGGAGACACTCGGCGCCGAACCGGCCGTGGTCGCGCAAGGTCAGCACACCGAGGACCTCGTTCCCGTGAGCGCCTTCCTTCGCCGCAACCCCAACCTGATGGCCATTCAGACGGCGATCAACGAGACCGTGCAGGCGGGCAAGCCGCTCAGCAGCCTCACCCCCAAGAGCGACCGGGTCATCCGCACCGAGGTGGTGCAGATGACCGACGGCCGCATCCACGGCGTGCACGTATGGATCGGCACGCTCGACGAGGATCCGCCCGACCGGGTGCTGCCCGGACCTCTCAAGTGGGACCTGACGAATCGCGTCGCCACCGACACCCCCGAGTCGCTGATGAACGGCGGCCTGGACCCCTCGGCCGAGGCCACCCAGGGTCGCGCCTTCGCCGAGGACCTGCCGGCGCGGCCGCTGAGCGCGCGGGAGGCCGAGGTGCTGTCGGCCGCCATCAAACCCGTTGCCGGACGGGCCTTTTGCACCACCTGGGACGTTGCCGACTTCAAGGGCAGGCCGATCACCGTCGGGTTCGTCGCCCGTGTGCTCGAGGAACCCGACGACAGCGGCCGCACCGGGTTGATATGCCGGGCGATGAACTGGCGCGGAGTGCGCGCCGACACCGCAGCGCCGCGCGACCGCGGCCAGTCGCTGCTCGACGACCATCCCCGCCCCGGCGTGCACCGGGCGCTGGTCGACCTGCAGACGTGGAAGCTCATCAGGTGGCTCGACGAGCCGTGCCCGTTCTTCGACTGGCGCGACCAACGCGACGGGCAGCCCATCGTGCACCCCGACGACGGGCCCGAGATGGCCGCGATGACGATCGACTTCGACACCGGCGAGGCATCCCGGGTGCTGCGGTTGCGGACTGAGGACGGCGACTGGACGCCAATCCACGTGACGCTGCACCGCGTCGACGTCGGCGAGGACGCGCCGGCCGGGTTGCTGTCGCTGCGGCTGCCCCGCCCCGACGAGGACGAGCCCCGCCCGCGCAAGGTCACCCGGCGCGCCAGGGCCCGCGCGGAGCGCGCCGCCCGCCACTAG
- a CDS encoding Rv3654c family TadE-like protein, translated as MNSSSRGSALRRRGSCRSPSPRSRWRWSNPGSDRGSASVLAAAMMSVLLVVTGGAAVVGSAVIGRHRAQAVADLGALAAANRLASGPGSACDWAAAVASASRATVAGCVVDGLDVVVTVQVGVRLGRWGVGLASASARAGPA; from the coding sequence GTGAATTCGTCATCGCGCGGGTCAGCTCTCAGGCGGCGCGGTTCCTGCCGGTCACCGTCGCCGCGGAGTCGGTGGCGATGGTCGAACCCGGGGTCTGACCGCGGTTCGGCCAGCGTGCTCGCGGCCGCGATGATGAGCGTGCTGCTGGTGGTGACCGGCGGGGCCGCGGTGGTGGGCTCGGCCGTGATCGGCCGACACCGGGCGCAGGCGGTGGCCGATCTCGGTGCCCTGGCCGCGGCGAACCGGCTGGCGTCGGGCCCGGGGTCGGCGTGCGACTGGGCTGCGGCGGTGGCGTCGGCGTCGCGGGCCACGGTGGCGGGCTGTGTGGTCGACGGGCTCGACGTCGTGGTGACGGTGCAGGTTGGCGTCCGGCTCGGCAGGTGGGGCGTCGGGCTGGCCAGCGCGAGTGCCCGTGCGGGACCAGCGTGA
- a CDS encoding TadE family type IV pilus minor pilin, with amino-acid sequence MLCLGGLGAVAMQVRCVDSAREAARLAARGDEGAAAEAVRRTGPAGARLALHRDGEFVIARVSSQAARFLPVTVAAESVAMVEPGV; translated from the coding sequence GTGCTGTGCCTGGGCGGCCTCGGTGCGGTCGCGATGCAGGTGCGATGTGTCGACTCCGCCCGCGAGGCAGCACGATTGGCGGCTCGCGGAGACGAGGGCGCCGCCGCGGAGGCGGTCCGTCGCACGGGTCCCGCCGGCGCGCGACTGGCGCTGCACCGCGACGGTGAATTCGTCATCGCGCGGGTCAGCTCTCAGGCGGCGCGGTTCCTGCCGGTCACCGTCGCCGCGGAGTCGGTGGCGATGGTCGAACCCGGGGTCTGA
- a CDS encoding DUF4244 domain-containing protein: protein MRERATVLAVDESGMSTVEYAIGTIAAAAFGAILYTVVTGDSIVTALTNIITRALDTKV, encoded by the coding sequence ATGCGGGAGCGGGCGACGGTGCTCGCGGTCGACGAGTCGGGCATGTCGACCGTGGAGTACGCGATCGGGACGATTGCCGCCGCGGCGTTCGGGGCGATCCTGTACACGGTGGTGACGGGCGACTCGATCGTGACCGCGCTGACCAACATCATCACCCGGGCACTCGACACCAAGGTCTGA
- a CDS encoding type II secretion system F family protein, whose translation MSLAAVLLALAVLLTGGRTRAGVRVVRTDAPAPPAEDPLAVASSLGVFAACLSSGMAVAAAARASAPHSPRPLADVLERAADLLALGGDPASAWSTAAGTGDEHVDALCRLARRSATSGVALAQAVSELADQSRLDAADAARASAERASVLIAGPLGVCHLPAFVCLGVVPVVVGLAGDVVRSGVW comes from the coding sequence ATGAGCCTGGCCGCAGTGCTTCTCGCGCTCGCCGTACTGCTCACCGGTGGCCGGACGCGCGCCGGAGTGCGGGTCGTTCGGACCGACGCGCCGGCGCCCCCGGCCGAGGACCCCCTGGCCGTGGCGTCGAGTCTGGGCGTGTTCGCTGCGTGTCTGTCCTCCGGCATGGCGGTGGCGGCTGCCGCCAGGGCGAGCGCCCCGCACTCGCCGCGTCCCCTGGCCGACGTGTTGGAACGGGCGGCCGACCTGCTGGCCCTCGGCGGCGATCCGGCCAGCGCCTGGTCGACCGCCGCGGGCACCGGCGACGAGCACGTCGACGCACTATGCCGGCTGGCGAGGCGCTCGGCGACGTCGGGAGTTGCTCTGGCGCAGGCAGTCTCGGAGTTGGCCGATCAGTCGCGGTTGGATGCTGCGGACGCGGCGCGGGCGTCCGCCGAGCGGGCGTCGGTGTTGATCGCAGGCCCACTCGGCGTCTGTCATCTGCCGGCGTTCGTGTGTCTCGGGGTCGTCCCGGTGGTGGTCGGGTTGGCGGGGGACGTCGTGAGATCCGGCGTCTGGTGA
- a CDS encoding type II secretion system F family protein: protein MTAAALLLAVAVLVAPGVPRHRIPTRRPGRPRSLRGAGACAVVGAAALAVLAPPPVTLAVGVVAVTVALRRRDGRTMARRTAEAVALQGALGVLVGELRVGVHPVLAFETAADETGGVAAESLRAVAARARLGGDVVAGLRAAATRSAVPGHWERLAACWSLAQTQGLAIVALVRAAERDIVERERFASQVTAGMAGARATTAILAGLPVLGVALGHLIGAQPLRFLLGDAVGRWLLLVGVTLACAGLWWSDRITGRILR, encoded by the coding sequence GTGACCGCGGCGGCGCTGCTCCTGGCGGTGGCGGTGCTGGTGGCGCCCGGCGTCCCGCGTCACCGGATCCCGACGCGGCGTCCGGGCAGGCCGAGATCCCTCCGCGGCGCGGGCGCCTGCGCCGTGGTGGGAGCGGCGGCGCTGGCCGTGCTCGCCCCGCCGCCGGTGACGCTGGCCGTCGGGGTGGTGGCGGTGACGGTGGCGCTGCGCCGCCGCGACGGCCGCACGATGGCCAGGCGCACCGCGGAGGCCGTGGCGCTGCAGGGTGCGCTCGGCGTCCTGGTGGGCGAACTGCGGGTCGGCGTGCACCCGGTGCTCGCCTTCGAGACCGCGGCCGACGAGACCGGTGGCGTGGCCGCGGAATCGCTACGAGCGGTCGCCGCCCGCGCCCGGCTCGGCGGGGACGTGGTGGCGGGATTGCGCGCGGCCGCAACCCGATCGGCGGTGCCGGGGCACTGGGAGCGGCTGGCGGCGTGCTGGTCGCTCGCACAGACGCAGGGCCTCGCGATCGTCGCGCTGGTCCGGGCCGCCGAACGCGACATCGTCGAGCGCGAGCGGTTCGCCTCGCAGGTGACCGCGGGCATGGCGGGCGCGCGGGCGACCACGGCGATCCTGGCAGGACTGCCCGTGCTCGGCGTGGCGCTGGGTCATCTCATCGGTGCGCAACCCCTGCGCTTCCTGCTGGGCGACGCCGTCGGCCGGTGGCTGCTGCTGGTCGGCGTGACGCTGGCCTGTGCCGGACTGTGGTGGTCGGACCGCATCACCGGTCGGATACTGAGATGA
- a CDS encoding TadA family conjugal transfer-associated ATPase: MSASLIDRVRERLAAEAAPLRPNVVAEAIRAESAGVLGDTDVLSTLRLLQTELTGAGILEPLLCADGATDVLVSAPDSVWVDDGDGLRRTTIRFTDEAAVRRLAQRLALAAGRRLDDAQPWVDGQLTGLGSGGCTVRLHAVLPPLAPAGTCLSLRVLRPATQDLAALVASGAIAPAAATLVGGVIAARQAFLVSGGTGAGKTTLLSAALGAVAADERIICVEDAPELAPRHPHLIHLVARYPNVEGVGEVTVRDLVRQALRMRPDRIVVGEVRGGEVVDLLAALNTGHDGGAGTVHANSPAEVPARLEALAAVGGLQRAALHSQLAAAVRVVLHVGRNRAGRRRLEEIAVLRRGADGLVSALTAWHVERGFGCGREQLDAMLSTGGLP; this comes from the coding sequence GTGAGCGCATCGCTGATCGACCGGGTCAGGGAACGGCTGGCGGCCGAGGCCGCGCCACTGCGGCCGAACGTGGTGGCCGAGGCGATACGCGCCGAATCCGCGGGCGTGCTCGGCGATACCGACGTCCTGAGCACGCTGCGGCTGCTGCAGACCGAGCTGACGGGCGCGGGCATCCTCGAACCGCTGCTGTGCGCGGACGGGGCCACCGACGTCCTGGTCTCGGCACCGGACTCGGTCTGGGTGGACGACGGGGACGGACTGCGGCGCACCACGATTCGATTCACCGACGAGGCCGCGGTCCGACGGTTGGCCCAGCGGCTGGCACTGGCGGCCGGACGCAGGCTCGACGACGCCCAGCCCTGGGTCGACGGTCAGCTGACGGGGCTGGGATCAGGGGGCTGCACCGTGCGGTTGCACGCGGTGCTGCCACCGCTCGCGCCCGCGGGCACGTGCCTGTCCCTGCGCGTATTGCGGCCCGCCACACAGGATCTCGCCGCCCTGGTCGCATCCGGTGCCATCGCCCCTGCGGCCGCCACCCTCGTCGGCGGCGTCATCGCGGCGCGCCAGGCGTTCCTGGTCTCGGGTGGCACCGGCGCGGGGAAGACGACGCTGCTGTCCGCGGCGCTCGGGGCGGTGGCCGCGGACGAGCGGATCATCTGCGTCGAGGACGCACCGGAACTGGCACCACGGCACCCGCACCTAATTCACCTCGTCGCCCGCTACCCCAACGTCGAGGGCGTGGGCGAGGTGACGGTGCGCGATCTGGTGCGCCAGGCACTGCGCATGCGTCCGGACCGGATCGTGGTCGGTGAGGTTCGCGGCGGTGAGGTCGTCGATCTGCTCGCCGCCCTCAACACCGGTCACGACGGGGGAGCGGGCACCGTGCACGCGAACAGCCCGGCCGAGGTGCCCGCCCGGCTCGAGGCGCTCGCCGCCGTCGGCGGCCTGCAGCGGGCGGCACTGCACAGCCAGTTGGCCGCCGCGGTCCGCGTCGTGCTGCACGTCGGGCGCAACCGGGCCGGGCGCCGACGGCTGGAGGAGATCGCGGTGTTGCGGCGGGGTGCCGACGGGCTGGTGTCGGCGCTGACCGCCTGGCACGTCGAGCGCGGATTCGGCTGTGGCCGCGAGCAATTGGATGCCATGCTGTCGACGGGCGGACTCCCGTGA
- the ssd gene encoding septum site-determining protein Ssd, with protein sequence MNTSPPRSGVLVLVGDADLRGHVDRAAAAAGVRVVAAAEPSSTKVWTSASAVVVDVDGARRCAQRGLPRRDRVLVVGPTEPTAEDWQTAISVGAQRVLSIPEDEGRLVSELTDAADAADDVRRGAVLAVLGGCGGAGATVFATALALVAPDPLLVDVDPWGGGIELALGSERDAGLRWPDLALGGGRVGHAALRAALPSRHGVAVLSANGETRDVDPVALAAVLDGGCRGGGTVVCDLPRRATAAAGVVLDAADLVVLVTPADVRSAAAATAVARWVVQNNPNVGLVVRGPAPGGLRAADVARICGLPLLAAVRHRPGLAAELERGGLRPRRRSALTSGARRVLRVLHRQPGQTDERDVS encoded by the coding sequence GTGAACACGTCCCCACCGCGCTCCGGCGTCCTCGTGCTCGTCGGCGACGCCGATCTGCGCGGGCACGTCGATCGAGCGGCGGCCGCCGCCGGAGTCCGGGTGGTCGCTGCCGCCGAACCGTCGAGTACGAAGGTGTGGACGTCCGCATCGGCCGTCGTCGTCGACGTCGATGGCGCCCGACGATGCGCGCAGCGCGGGCTCCCGCGCCGCGACCGCGTCCTGGTCGTCGGCCCCACCGAGCCCACCGCCGAGGATTGGCAGACCGCTATTTCCGTTGGCGCGCAACGGGTTCTGTCGATACCCGAGGACGAGGGCCGGCTGGTCTCGGAGCTGACCGACGCGGCCGACGCCGCCGACGACGTGCGCCGCGGTGCGGTGCTCGCCGTCCTCGGCGGCTGCGGCGGCGCGGGCGCGACGGTGTTCGCGACCGCACTCGCCCTCGTCGCCCCCGACCCGCTGCTGGTGGACGTCGACCCGTGGGGCGGGGGAATCGAACTCGCGCTGGGCAGCGAGCGCGACGCCGGACTGCGCTGGCCTGATCTGGCCCTGGGCGGCGGGCGCGTCGGTCACGCCGCCCTGCGCGCGGCGCTGCCGTCACGGCACGGCGTGGCGGTGCTGTCGGCGAACGGTGAGACCCGCGACGTCGACCCGGTGGCTCTCGCGGCCGTGCTCGACGGCGGATGCCGCGGCGGCGGCACGGTCGTGTGCGACCTCCCGCGGCGTGCCACCGCCGCGGCCGGCGTCGTGCTCGACGCGGCGGACCTCGTCGTGCTGGTGACGCCTGCGGACGTGCGGTCGGCCGCCGCCGCGACGGCCGTCGCGCGCTGGGTGGTGCAGAACAATCCCAACGTGGGTCTCGTCGTGCGGGGTCCCGCCCCCGGCGGCCTGCGGGCGGCCGACGTCGCCCGCATCTGCGGCCTACCCCTGCTGGCGGCCGTCCGTCACCGGCCAGGGCTCGCAGCCGAACTCGAGCGCGGCGGCCTGCGGCCCCGGCGCCGATCGGCACTGACCTCGGGAGCGCGCCGCGTGCTCCGCGTGCTGCACCGCCAACCCGGTCAGACCGATGAGCGGGACGTCTCGTGA
- a CDS encoding HAD-IB family hydrolase: MLRPVTASGAASADAAEPRIAPATDPLIRTAAFFDLDKTVIAKSSTLAFSKPFFDQGLINRQAVLKSTYAQFLFLMSGADHEQMDRMRSYITTMCKGWNVEQVKSIVGETLHDIVDPLVFAEAANLIADHKLCGRDVVVVSASGEEIVAPIARALGATHAMATRMVVEDGKYTGEVAFYCYGEGKVEAIRELAAREGYSLDHCYAYSDSITDLPMLEAVGHPTVVNPDRALRKEAAGREWPVLTFSRPVSLRDRIGAPSGAAVATSVAVGVSALAAGAVTYSLLRRFFF, encoded by the coding sequence ATGCTGAGACCCGTGACTGCTTCCGGCGCCGCGTCGGCGGACGCGGCAGAGCCGCGCATCGCGCCGGCCACCGATCCGCTGATTCGGACCGCGGCGTTCTTCGACCTCGACAAGACGGTCATCGCGAAGTCGAGCACGCTGGCCTTTAGCAAACCCTTCTTCGATCAGGGGCTCATCAACCGGCAGGCCGTCCTCAAGTCGACCTACGCGCAGTTCCTGTTCCTGATGTCGGGCGCCGACCACGAACAGATGGACCGGATGCGGTCCTACATCACCACGATGTGCAAGGGCTGGAACGTCGAACAGGTCAAGTCGATCGTCGGCGAGACGCTGCACGACATCGTCGATCCACTGGTGTTCGCCGAGGCGGCGAACCTGATCGCCGACCACAAGCTGTGCGGTCGCGACGTCGTCGTGGTCTCCGCCTCCGGCGAGGAGATCGTGGCGCCCATCGCCAGGGCACTGGGCGCCACCCACGCGATGGCGACCCGCATGGTCGTGGAGGACGGCAAGTACACCGGCGAGGTGGCGTTCTACTGCTACGGCGAGGGCAAAGTCGAGGCCATCCGCGAGCTGGCCGCGCGCGAGGGCTATTCACTCGACCACTGCTACGCCTACTCCGACTCGATCACCGACCTGCCGATGCTCGAGGCGGTCGGTCACCCGACCGTCGTCAATCCGGATCGCGCGCTGCGCAAGGAGGCGGCGGGCCGGGAGTGGCCGGTGTTGACGTTCTCCCGGCCGGTGTCGCTGCGCGACCGGATCGGCGCGCCGTCCGGTGCCGCGGTCGCGACGTCGGTGGCCGTCGGCGTCAGCGCGCTCGCGGCGGGCGCCGTGACGTACTCGCTGCTGCGCCGGTTCTTCTTCTAA
- a CDS encoding oxidoreductase yields MTAPDPLAPLVELPGVAAAGEEARESLALAHRHKANRRGWPATAAEAAMRAARASSVLDGGSLVLGPDGEPDAVLSGALRVAEALEGGATTLVGVWQRAPLQAIARLHALAAADLTDDDRLGRPRADPGVGRRLEMLADVVTGTRAPAPIVAAVVHGELLTLEPFGVADGVVARGVARLVTIASGLDTHGLGVPEKSWMQKPGDYRAAARGFASGTREGLAAWLIACSKALRAGAREALAIAEAAGK; encoded by the coding sequence GTGACCGCTCCGGATCCTCTCGCACCCCTGGTGGAACTGCCCGGCGTGGCAGCTGCGGGCGAAGAGGCCCGGGAGTCGCTGGCCCTGGCCCACCGGCACAAGGCGAACCGTCGGGGCTGGCCGGCCACGGCAGCGGAGGCGGCGATGCGGGCCGCCCGCGCGTCCTCGGTGCTCGACGGCGGGTCCCTCGTGCTCGGTCCGGACGGCGAACCCGACGCCGTGCTGTCCGGCGCACTCCGCGTTGCCGAGGCCCTGGAGGGGGGCGCGACCACGCTGGTCGGCGTCTGGCAGCGCGCGCCGCTGCAGGCGATCGCCCGGCTGCACGCCCTGGCCGCGGCCGACCTCACCGACGACGACCGGCTCGGCAGGCCGCGCGCGGATCCCGGGGTCGGGCGGCGGCTGGAGATGTTGGCCGACGTCGTCACCGGCACGCGCGCGCCCGCGCCGATCGTCGCCGCGGTCGTACACGGCGAACTGCTCACCCTGGAGCCCTTCGGCGTCGCCGACGGGGTGGTGGCGCGCGGGGTCGCCCGGTTGGTCACGATCGCCAGCGGTTTGGACACGCACGGGCTCGGCGTGCCGGAGAAGTCCTGGATGCAGAAGCCTGGCGACTACCGTGCGGCCGCCCGTGGATTCGCGTCCGGGACGCGCGAGGGGCTGGCGGCGTGGTTGATTGCCTGCAGCAAGGCTTTGCGTGCGGGCGCAAGAGAAGCGTTGGCCATTGCCGAGGCGGCGGGCAAGTGA